In Vibrio fortis, the sequence CTCTATAGACAAACACAGCTTGCCATGTCATTCCTGACTTTGGTTCACCTAAGGTGACATTTGTTCCGTCTAGTAAAGTAGCATTAATAGTAGGAAACGAATCCCCTGCTTTGAGTTTATTTGATTGCCCCATTTGGTTCCCTTTTTATCGAACTTGAATTCTTAAACCACTTCAAATATAGAAGTGATTCCCTTTAGCGACAAGCAGTTACCATTTAGTAACCTACCCCACCCATCACCCACATGAGGCGTTTTTTTGTCAATGTTCAGGCTGAACACTGACAGGTTTGATCGTCGTTTCGCTGCACAAATTGTTTTTGTACAGATGTTGCTCGATAGGCCACATCAAATCACTAAACAATGTTATATGCTTTTAGTTAAACAGAACTAATCAATTAGTCTTCGAGGTCCCTAATGTTTACAAGCTTGGTAACATCAGAACTCCCTGAAGAGCTGTATTTATCTGATACGGTAAGACAGGGAGAGAAACGAGTCGCAGACCTTCTTGGTATATCGATGTATGAATTGATGGAGCGAGCTGGAGAGTCGGTATTTTCTGTCATTCAGCAAAGGTATGAACATTGTCGTCATATTCTGGTGGTTACTGGAACGGGTAACAATGGCGGTGATGGCTATGTTGTTGCAAGACTAGCATTGGCGTCAGGATACAAAGTGACCTTATGGCAAGTTGGTTCATCTCAAAAGATAAGTGGAGATGCGAGGTCTGCAGAGCAACTCTTTCGATCTGCTGGCGGTAAAGTGTACGAACCAAACTTTGAACTAGACGATAGTATCGATCTCATTGTTGATGGAATTTTGGGGACTGGGCTAACTGGCAAACTGAGGGAGTATGCTGAGTCTGTCATCACCACATTAAACAAGTCTAGCTGCCCTATCATCTCAATCGATGTTCCATCAGGGCTAGATAGCGATACCGGTAGACAGCTTGGAACGACGGTTAAGGCAAATGCGACTGTCACCTTTATTGCCCTCAAAAGAGGCTTAGTTACTGCTCAAGCTCGAAGTCATGTTGGGGAGTTGCTGTTTGCAGGGCTAAGTGTAGATAGAGCCTTTGCTGATCATAATGCACCAAATGCTTTGCTCACGAGTGCAAGATGGCGAGATAGGTTGAAAGCTGGAGCACAAGACTCACATAAAGGTAGCCACGGGCGTCTATTGGTTGTTGGCGGCGGTGACGGCATGAGTGGTGCTGCGTATCTCGCCGCTGCAGCTTCGTTGCGTTCCGGGACGGGGTTGCTGGCCTCTATTGTTTATCAATCTAGCTGTTTCCCTAT encodes:
- a CDS encoding NAD(P)H-hydrate dehydratase; translated protein: MFTSLVTSELPEELYLSDTVRQGEKRVADLLGISMYELMERAGESVFSVIQQRYEHCRHILVVTGTGNNGGDGYVVARLALASGYKVTLWQVGSSQKISGDARSAEQLFRSAGGKVYEPNFELDDSIDLIVDGILGTGLTGKLREYAESVITTLNKSSCPIISIDVPSGLDSDTGRQLGTTVKANATVTFIALKRGLVTAQARSHVGELLFAGLSVDRAFADHNAPNALLTSARWRDRLKAGAQDSHKGSHGRLLVVGGGDGMSGAAYLAAAASLRSGTGLLASIVYQSSCFPMRSLLPEAMVSDVEQLSERLDWCTSICLGVGLSRLDWGKHAYDEVMSRAYNVPKVIDADGLYWLAQDNLDARMIANTVITPHPGEAAMLLNCSVKDVETDRYLSVEKLCQKYQCVTVLKGAGTLISDGKKTVVCHAGNAGMATGGMGDVLAGVISSLLAQGYKPIDAAILGSVIHSMAADHNASKYGQVGMMASDVLDSLRHIINC